In the Octadecabacter sp. SW4 genome, one interval contains:
- a CDS encoding transporter substrate-binding domain-containing protein → MRFPIVLIGFMAGFASMVTAQDLRVATVTRAPFSMIDGGHDVGFSVDLWASIMNDLGRSYDFVRADSFSEMIAMVIDGEVDAAIANISITAEREAMMDFSQPIFAAGLQIMIPAGAGGASLWSVLFSRDLLLGVLAAFGVLFAAGMMMWRFERNHQPYFDGGARKMAFPAFWWALNLVVNGSFEERAPRSPLGRLFGVILVVASLFGVSIFVAKITATLTVAAIQTNVSGVNDLYDKRVGTIGDSTAAGFLEGRDLRALTFDDLDTLIAAFEDGTLDAVVFDAPILAYYVTTDGADTGRLVGSVFVPESYGIALPTGSPLAEEINQSLLRLRENGTYEAIKLKWFGPAGG, encoded by the coding sequence ATGCGGTTTCCAATTGTCTTAATCGGCTTCATGGCGGGTTTTGCGTCAATGGTTACGGCGCAGGACTTGCGGGTCGCAACAGTCACGCGCGCCCCATTTTCGATGATAGACGGCGGGCATGACGTTGGATTTTCCGTCGACCTCTGGGCGAGCATCATGAACGACCTTGGGCGAAGCTATGACTTTGTCCGTGCCGACAGTTTTTCCGAAATGATTGCTATGGTGATAGATGGCGAGGTCGATGCCGCCATTGCCAATATTTCGATCACCGCCGAGCGCGAAGCGATGATGGATTTTAGCCAACCGATTTTTGCCGCCGGTCTGCAAATCATGATCCCTGCCGGGGCGGGCGGTGCATCGCTCTGGTCGGTGCTGTTTTCACGCGATCTGCTATTGGGTGTTCTGGCGGCGTTTGGCGTGCTGTTTGCGGCAGGCATGATGATGTGGCGGTTTGAGCGTAATCATCAGCCCTATTTCGACGGAGGCGCGCGCAAGATGGCCTTTCCGGCGTTTTGGTGGGCGTTGAACCTTGTGGTAAACGGCAGCTTTGAAGAACGCGCGCCACGTTCGCCACTGGGGCGCTTGTTTGGCGTCATCCTGGTCGTGGCCTCGCTGTTCGGTGTGTCGATCTTTGTCGCAAAAATCACCGCAACGCTGACCGTCGCGGCAATTCAGACAAATGTGTCAGGCGTGAATGACCTTTATGACAAGCGCGTTGGCACGATTGGCGACTCTACTGCTGCCGGCTTTCTGGAGGGGCGCGACTTGCGTGCGTTGACCTTTGATGATCTGGACACATTGATCGCGGCCTTCGAAGACGGCACGCTTGACGCGGTCGTGTTTGACGCCCCCATTCTGGCCTATTACGTGACAACGGACGGGGCTGACACAGGCCGTTTGGTGGGGTCCGTCTTCGTGCCCGAAAGCTATGGGATCGCACTGCCTACGGGCAGCCCCCTGGCCGAGGAAATCAACCAGTCGCTGCTGCGCCTGCGCGAAAACGGCACATACGAGGCAATCAAGCTGAAATGGTTTGGCCCTGCGGGCGGCTAG
- a CDS encoding Hint domain-containing protein, producing MSWIGLRDGSEGVLNPAGLGQPNLANAPDPDTLLTSGTLFIECSYEPGPLPVNILRLFARDPWPSGLTLCLDTDGTLRLLMRHGARHLSRDLATDLQVSESVLQISYTWDCPARRGTLTLYVPDRGTLFQTDVSAPFPLTLRDATRLMADHTLCKADPSLHFAAVSDSVEPAGPMPAIGARGSIKTPSGETPIDTLRPGEFVSTAQGDVAQVRWVGSQVLPARGRFAPCLLRAPYHGASADLLLGRDQRICLSGSDVEYLFGEECVSAAMRHMIDHRAVLAIDPAPQTVRYYHVLLDRHAVIIVNGAPLESFDVSALLADPGVLPHSVLRDLPPELRPLQSDLALPVLRGFEALTLTELATAQG from the coding sequence ATGAGTTGGATCGGGCTTCGCGACGGCAGCGAGGGCGTGCTGAACCCGGCAGGGCTTGGCCAGCCCAATCTTGCCAATGCGCCTGACCCCGACACGCTATTGACCAGCGGCACGTTATTCATTGAGTGCAGCTATGAACCGGGGCCGCTTCCGGTAAATATCCTGCGCCTGTTTGCCCGTGATCCCTGGCCTTCGGGTTTGACGCTATGCCTTGATACAGACGGGACACTGCGCCTGCTGATGCGGCACGGCGCGCGCCATTTGTCGCGCGATCTTGCGACCGATTTGCAGGTCAGCGAAAGCGTTTTGCAGATTTCATATACGTGGGATTGTCCTGCACGACGTGGCACGCTGACGCTTTATGTGCCGGATCGTGGCACACTGTTTCAAACCGATGTCAGCGCGCCTTTTCCGTTAACATTGCGCGATGCAACACGTCTGATGGCTGATCATACGCTGTGCAAAGCCGACCCAAGCCTGCACTTTGCCGCCGTGTCAGACAGTGTTGAACCCGCAGGGCCGATGCCCGCGATTGGTGCGCGGGGCAGCATTAAAACACCCTCGGGTGAAACCCCGATCGACACATTGCGCCCAGGTGAATTTGTCAGCACGGCCCAAGGTGACGTGGCACAGGTGCGCTGGGTGGGATCGCAGGTGTTGCCTGCCCGCGGGCGGTTTGCACCCTGTCTGTTGCGCGCGCCTTATCATGGTGCCTCGGCCGATCTGTTGCTTGGGCGCGACCAGCGAATTTGTCTGTCAGGATCAGATGTTGAATACCTGTTTGGCGAAGAATGCGTGTCGGCAGCCATGCGCCATATGATCGACCATCGGGCGGTCCTGGCAATTGATCCTGCGCCGCAAACGGTGCGGTATTATCACGTGCTGTTGGATCGCCATGCCGTCATTATTGTCAACGGTGCACCGCTTGAAAGCTTTGATGTCAGCGCGCTTCTTGCCGATCCGGGCGTGCTGCCCCATTCGGTCTTGCGAGACTTGCCGCCGGAATTGCGGCCCCTTCAATCGGATCTTGCCTTGCCCGTCTTGCGTGGCTTTGAGGCACTGACCCTCACTGAATTGGCGACGGCCCAGGGCTAG
- a CDS encoding Hint domain-containing protein → MVAASELTYDTSATAMQMANSIFGNGVTVTSASYSGSSYSSAIYSNGDSLAPGVTPGDTGVIFSTGRATNFTNSSGQSNQDTNTSTNTGGANNDADFNAVAGTNTYDASYMVVDFIPTDDVMTMQFVFSSEEYPEYSNSIYNDMVGVWINGTHVPLSIANTNQTAIGAVNQTNNVNLYNDNTSDQFNTEMDGFTVTMTLTIPVNVGVTNTIKIGIADVSDSSYDSNLLIAADSVQTQLVAEQDLVTMQDSVTKNVDVLDNDINNTSGTLQITHINGNAVTVGQTITLPTGQTVTLLADGTFDITTDSDFETTSFTYQVESTDGSGTVLETDVGFVTVETIPCFVAGTLIRTPDGDKPVEQLQADDMVITHDDGAQPVRWAGQRTVPAIGNMAPIRIRENTFGEHGTLMLSPQHRVLIRDTMAELLFGEGEVLVAAKDLVNDRSVRTIEGGDVTYVHLLFDKHQVVYSEGLATESFLPGPQTTKAFEQDIIDEICAVFPELNALTGEGYSPAARRTLRHYEARLLLSQAAA, encoded by the coding sequence ATGGTTGCGGCAAGCGAACTGACATACGACACAAGCGCCACTGCGATGCAGATGGCGAACTCGATTTTCGGCAATGGCGTCACGGTCACGAGTGCGAGCTATTCGGGTTCCAGCTATTCCTCGGCGATCTATTCGAACGGTGATTCACTCGCCCCGGGCGTGACGCCGGGCGATACGGGCGTGATTTTCTCCACGGGTCGGGCGACGAATTTCACCAATTCTTCGGGCCAGTCGAACCAAGATACCAATACCAGCACCAATACCGGCGGCGCGAACAATGACGCCGATTTCAATGCGGTGGCAGGCACCAACACATATGATGCCTCGTATATGGTGGTGGATTTCATCCCAACCGATGACGTGATGACGATGCAGTTCGTCTTTAGTTCTGAAGAATACCCAGAGTATTCGAATTCGATTTACAACGATATGGTTGGTGTCTGGATCAACGGAACGCACGTGCCGCTGTCGATTGCGAACACCAACCAGACGGCCATTGGTGCGGTCAATCAGACCAACAACGTCAACCTTTATAACGACAACACGTCCGACCAGTTCAACACCGAGATGGACGGTTTTACCGTCACCATGACGCTGACGATTCCGGTGAATGTTGGCGTGACAAATACGATCAAGATCGGCATCGCCGATGTGTCGGACAGCAGCTATGACTCGAACCTTCTGATCGCGGCAGATTCCGTGCAGACCCAACTGGTGGCCGAACAAGACCTTGTCACCATGCAGGACAGTGTAACCAAGAACGTTGATGTGCTGGACAACGATATCAACAACACGAGCGGCACCTTGCAGATCACCCACATCAACGGCAATGCCGTGACGGTGGGTCAGACAATCACCTTGCCGACCGGCCAAACAGTCACACTGCTGGCCGATGGCACGTTCGACATCACGACGGACAGCGACTTTGAAACCACGAGCTTTACCTACCAAGTCGAAAGCACGGATGGGTCCGGCACGGTTCTGGAAACGGATGTCGGGTTTGTCACCGTTGAAACGATCCCTTGCTTTGTGGCGGGCACCCTGATCCGCACGCCCGACGGCGACAAACCTGTCGAACAGTTGCAGGCCGACGATATGGTTATCACCCATGATGACGGGGCGCAGCCGGTGCGCTGGGCCGGGCAACGCACTGTGCCTGCCATCGGCAACATGGCCCCCATTCGCATCCGCGAGAATACCTTTGGCGAACATGGCACCTTGATGCTTTCGCCCCAGCACCGCGTGCTGATCCGCGACACGATGGCCGAGCTGCTGTTTGGCGAAGGCGAAGTTCTGGTTGCCGCCAAGGATCTGGTCAATGACCGGTCCGTGCGCACGATTGAAGGCGGCGACGTGACCTATGTGCACCTGTTGTTCGACAAGCATCAGGTCGTCTATTCCGAAGGTCTCGCGACTGAGAGTTTCCTGCCCGGCCCGCAAACGACCAAGGCATTCGAACAGGATATCATCGACGAGATTTGCGCCGTCTTTCCCGAATTGAACGCCCTGACCGGCGAAGGCTATAGCCCTGCCGCGCGGCGCACCCTGCGCCACTACGAGGCGCGGTTGCTGCTATCACAGGCGGCGGCGTAA
- the dapE gene encoding succinyl-diaminopimelate desuccinylase: MTKPIDPVDLTARLVRCASVTPAEGGALTVLADLLSDAGFTCTRVDRGEVCNLFARWGAKGAARSFGFNGHTDVVPIGDAAAWTHDPFGADIVDGFLYGRGATDMKSGVAAFAAAAVDFVRASPPDGAIILAITGDEEGPALDGTTALLDWMEAQGETMRACIVGEPTCVETVGDMIKIGRRGSMTAHITVAGKQGHAAYPQRALNPLPAMVRLMDRLAGKTLDDGTNHFDPSTLAIVTIDTGNPANNVIPAQARASVNIRFNDRHTGDSLTAWVQSEIDAVQAEFGVQITQDVRVSGEAFLTPPGALSTLISDAVRAETGNTPDLSTTGGTSDARFVKDHCAVVECGLVGKRMHQVDERVPVTDIATLKAIYTRILQAYFSQP, from the coding sequence ATGACCAAACCCATAGACCCGGTTGACCTTACGGCACGTCTGGTGCGCTGCGCGTCGGTCACACCCGCCGAGGGCGGCGCGCTGACGGTGCTGGCTGACCTGTTATCGGATGCCGGATTTACCTGCACCCGCGTTGATCGCGGCGAGGTGTGCAACCTGTTCGCCCGCTGGGGTGCCAAGGGGGCCGCGCGTAGCTTTGGCTTTAATGGCCATACCGATGTTGTGCCAATCGGGGACGCCGCGGCCTGGACCCACGATCCGTTCGGCGCGGATATCGTCGACGGCTTCCTTTACGGGCGCGGTGCGACGGATATGAAATCGGGCGTCGCCGCATTTGCTGCCGCCGCCGTGGATTTCGTGCGCGCCTCGCCACCGGACGGCGCAATCATCCTTGCCATCACCGGTGACGAAGAAGGCCCGGCGCTCGACGGCACAACCGCGCTGCTTGACTGGATGGAGGCGCAGGGCGAAACCATGCGAGCCTGTATCGTTGGGGAACCTACCTGCGTCGAAACAGTGGGTGACATGATCAAGATCGGGCGGCGCGGGTCCATGACCGCGCATATCACAGTGGCAGGCAAGCAGGGACATGCGGCCTACCCGCAGCGCGCGCTGAACCCGCTGCCTGCGATGGTGCGGCTGATGGACCGGTTGGCCGGCAAGACGCTTGACGACGGCACCAACCATTTCGACCCATCGACCCTTGCGATCGTCACGATCGACACTGGAAATCCCGCCAACAATGTGATCCCCGCCCAGGCGCGTGCCAGCGTGAATATCCGGTTCAATGACAGGCACACGGGCGATAGCCTTACGGCCTGGGTGCAGTCTGAAATCGACGCGGTGCAGGCCGAATTTGGCGTCCAGATCACCCAGGATGTGAGAGTATCAGGAGAGGCGTTCCTGACGCCCCCCGGCGCGCTTTCGACGCTGATCAGCGACGCGGTGCGCGCCGAAACGGGAAACACCCCTGACTTGTCCACGACCGGCGGCACATCGGACGCGCGGTTTGTCAAAGACCACTGCGCCGTGGTCGAATGTGGCCTTGTCGGTAAGCGAATGCATCAAGTGGATGAGCGTGTGCCGGTCACCGATATCGCAACCCTCAAGGCGATCTACACCCGCATCCTGCAGGCCTATTTCAGCCAGCCTTGA
- the rnr gene encoding ribonuclease R, producing MKRIPSRDEILQWISENPTQSAKRDIARAFGIKGAARIDLKRILRELEDEGHLEKRKKTYRDPDRLPPVSVLEIVGPDADGDLIARPVEWFGKGDVPVIAFIAAKGDPALGKGDQILARLTKEQGEGFDYTARLIRRIGTNPLRILGVFRRGSDGGRVLPIDKGSDKEWSVAADLMNGAKDGELVEAEQAGPKGRMGLPKARIVARLGDPTAPRAVSLIAIHQHGIPDHFPDDVVAEADAAKTAGLDGREDLQDLPLITIDPWDARDRDDACLVQPDDDPKNPNGHILWVAIADVAHYVTTGSALDREARKRGNSTYFPDRVVPMLPDRLSGDLCSLHENVPRACVAVRMRVNAAGHKIDHSFHRGLMRSVASLNYEEVQAGMDGAPNDKVAPLMDDIIRPLYACYESLRKARVERQPLELDLPERQIVINEEGHVTAVNFKERLDAHRLIEEFMVLANVAAAETLIARETQLLFRVHEEPSPEKLDALRETAAASGLTLAKGQVLQTAHLNRLLEQAEGTPDDELINMATLRSMTQAYYNAENFGHFGLALRNYAHFTSPIRRYSDLIVHRALITAHGWGKDGLQPEDIDRLDDTAQLISDTERRSMMAERDTTDRYLAAYLSDHVGAEMEGRISGIARFGVFVRLDETGADALVPMRNLGAEYFRHDPDSQTLTGADTGVVIRLGQPVTVALTEAVPDTGGLVVDLLRLDGRTVTKGTGRGGKPPRRKQGAARKKAAKTARKVKRSRK from the coding sequence ATGAAACGCATCCCATCCAGAGACGAAATCCTGCAATGGATTTCCGAAAATCCGACCCAATCGGCCAAGCGTGACATCGCGAGGGCGTTCGGGATCAAAGGCGCCGCGCGCATCGACCTCAAGCGGATCCTGCGCGAGCTTGAAGACGAGGGCCACCTTGAGAAACGCAAGAAGACCTATCGCGACCCTGATCGGCTTCCGCCGGTTTCGGTTCTCGAAATTGTCGGGCCGGACGCCGATGGCGACCTGATCGCGCGGCCCGTTGAATGGTTCGGCAAGGGTGATGTGCCGGTGATTGCCTTCATCGCTGCCAAGGGCGACCCGGCGCTGGGCAAGGGCGATCAGATTCTCGCACGGTTGACCAAGGAGCAGGGCGAAGGTTTTGACTATACTGCCCGCCTGATCCGCCGCATTGGCACCAACCCCCTGCGTATTCTGGGTGTGTTCCGGCGCGGGTCTGACGGCGGCCGTGTGCTGCCCATCGACAAAGGGTCTGACAAGGAATGGAGCGTGGCTGCCGATTTGATGAACGGTGCCAAGGACGGCGAATTGGTCGAGGCCGAGCAGGCCGGACCAAAGGGGCGCATGGGTCTGCCAAAGGCGCGTATCGTGGCGCGGCTTGGTGATCCGACCGCACCGCGCGCCGTGTCGCTGATCGCGATTCACCAGCATGGGATACCCGATCATTTCCCCGATGATGTCGTGGCCGAAGCGGACGCCGCAAAAACGGCCGGTCTGGACGGCCGGGAAGACCTGCAAGACCTGCCGCTGATCACCATCGACCCGTGGGATGCGCGTGACCGTGATGATGCCTGCCTTGTGCAGCCAGATGATGACCCAAAGAACCCTAATGGACATATCCTTTGGGTCGCGATTGCCGATGTGGCGCATTATGTCACGACCGGGTCCGCGCTTGACCGCGAGGCGCGCAAGCGTGGCAATTCCACCTATTTCCCCGATCGCGTTGTGCCGATGCTTCCGGACCGGTTGTCTGGTGATTTGTGTTCCCTGCACGAGAACGTGCCGCGCGCCTGTGTTGCGGTGCGCATGCGGGTCAACGCGGCGGGTCACAAGATCGATCACAGCTTTCATCGTGGCCTCATGCGCTCGGTTGCATCGCTGAACTACGAGGAAGTGCAGGCGGGCATGGATGGCGCGCCAAACGACAAGGTCGCGCCGCTGATGGATGATATCATCCGCCCGCTTTACGCCTGCTACGAAAGCCTGCGCAAGGCCCGCGTCGAACGCCAGCCGCTTGAACTGGACCTGCCTGAACGTCAAATCGTGATCAATGAGGAAGGTCATGTCACGGCCGTGAATTTCAAGGAACGCCTTGATGCCCACCGCCTGATCGAGGAATTCATGGTGCTGGCCAATGTCGCTGCCGCCGAAACCCTGATCGCCAGGGAAACCCAGCTGCTGTTCCGCGTTCACGAAGAACCGAGCCCCGAAAAACTGGACGCCCTGCGCGAAACCGCCGCCGCAAGCGGGTTGACGCTGGCCAAGGGGCAGGTGCTGCAAACGGCGCATCTGAACCGTCTGCTGGAACAGGCCGAGGGCACGCCAGACGACGAATTGATCAACATGGCGACCCTGCGGTCAATGACGCAGGCCTATTACAACGCTGAAAACTTCGGGCATTTCGGGCTGGCCCTGCGCAACTACGCGCATTTCACATCGCCGATCCGCCGTTACAGCGATCTGATCGTGCATCGCGCGCTGATCACCGCGCACGGCTGGGGCAAGGACGGCCTACAACCCGAAGATATCGACCGCCTTGATGATACCGCCCAGCTCATCAGCGATACCGAGCGCCGCTCGATGATGGCCGAACGCGATACCACGGATCGCTACCTTGCCGCCTATCTGTCCGACCATGTGGGCGCGGAAATGGAGGGGCGGATCAGCGGGATCGCCCGTTTTGGCGTATTTGTGCGCCTAGATGAAACCGGCGCGGATGCGCTGGTGCCGATGCGCAATCTGGGGGCCGAATATTTCCGCCACGATCCTGACAGCCAGACCCTGACAGGGGCCGACACCGGCGTGGTCATTCGTTTGGGGCAGCCCGTCACCGTGGCCCTGACCGAAGCTGTGCCCGATACCGGTGGGCTGGTCGTGGATTTGCTCCGCCTTGATGGGCGCACAGTGACCAAAGGCACGGGACGTGGCGGTAAACCCCCGCGGCGCAAACAGGGGGCGGCGCGCAAAAAGGCGGCCAAGACCGCGCGCAAGGTCAAACGCAGCCGCAAGTGA
- a CDS encoding lytic murein transglycosylase has translation MRFAVLATFVVAGVAQANPGPPERSLRPELRPELHAITVQGASNNRGLQRWISDFRVRASAQGISTQAFDAAFRGVRYNADVIQRDRNQSEFTKTIWEYLDSAASDLRVRNGQAALRQNEGLLNAIEARYGVEKEVVVAVWGLESSFGAFRGDEPLIEALATLAYDGRRGRFFEQQLIAALKIIQSGDVAPSDMTGSWAGAMGHTQFIPTSYLAYAVDFTGDGKRDIWSDDPADALASTASYLANFGWISGQPWGVEVRLPNGFDYTQANRRIQRLPSEWARMGVTGLNGRVVRDYGDASVLLPAGAQGAAFLIFHNFSVIERYNTADAYVIGVGHLSDRIAGGGAIQASWPRGDRALVFGERQELQRRLTAAGHSTQGIDGRIGPLTIDAIRSYQRSQGLVPDGYASLSLLMRLR, from the coding sequence ATGCGTTTCGCCGTCCTTGCGACATTCGTGGTTGCAGGTGTCGCGCAGGCCAATCCCGGCCCGCCAGAACGTTCACTTCGCCCCGAACTGCGGCCGGAGTTGCACGCGATCACTGTTCAGGGCGCGTCCAATAATCGTGGGCTTCAGCGCTGGATCAGCGATTTTCGTGTCCGCGCGTCGGCACAGGGCATTTCCACGCAGGCATTTGACGCGGCCTTTCGCGGGGTGCGCTACAACGCCGACGTTATCCAGCGCGACCGCAACCAATCGGAATTCACCAAGACGATCTGGGAATACCTTGATAGCGCCGCATCCGACTTGCGCGTGCGCAACGGCCAGGCGGCGCTGCGCCAGAACGAAGGGCTGCTGAATGCAATCGAGGCGCGCTATGGCGTGGAGAAGGAAGTCGTTGTCGCCGTTTGGGGGCTGGAAAGCTCGTTTGGCGCGTTTCGCGGTGATGAACCGCTGATCGAAGCACTTGCAACCCTCGCATATGACGGGCGGCGCGGGCGGTTTTTTGAGCAGCAACTGATTGCTGCGCTCAAGATTATTCAAAGTGGCGATGTGGCGCCGTCAGACATGACAGGAAGCTGGGCGGGCGCGATGGGCCACACGCAGTTTATTCCCACGTCCTATCTGGCCTATGCGGTGGATTTCACCGGCGACGGCAAACGCGATATCTGGTCTGATGACCCCGCCGATGCGCTGGCGTCCACGGCATCCTATCTGGCGAATTTCGGCTGGATCAGTGGCCAGCCCTGGGGCGTCGAAGTGCGCCTGCCCAACGGGTTCGACTACACCCAGGCCAACCGACGCATTCAGCGCCTGCCCAGCGAATGGGCGCGCATGGGCGTGACCGGACTAAACGGGCGCGTGGTGCGCGACTACGGCGATGCTTCGGTGCTGCTGCCTGCTGGGGCGCAAGGCGCGGCGTTCCTGATCTTTCACAATTTTAGCGTGATCGAGCGTTACAACACGGCCGATGCCTATGTGATCGGTGTCGGCCACCTGTCCGACCGGATCGCTGGCGGAGGCGCAATTCAGGCCAGTTGGCCGCGCGGCGATCGTGCGCTGGTGTTCGGGGAACGGCAGGAATTGCAGCGCAGGCTGACAGCCGCCGGGCACAGCACCCAAGGGATTGACGGGCGCATCGGGCCGCTGACGATTGATGCGATCCGCAGCTATCAGCGCAGTCAGGGCTTGGTGCCCGATGGCTACGCGTCATTGTCGCTACTGATGCGGCTGCGCTAG
- a CDS encoding bifunctional 2-polyprenyl-6-hydroxyphenol methylase/3-demethylubiquinol 3-O-methyltransferase UbiG, translating into MKNAKIDTRAIGLDVSLTFAKWLTGTENLHYGDWTGLEVCAANAGPAQEAYTERLFGFLPKGKLRILDIGGGAGVTAGKLIALGHDVEIVIPSAFLAERCRANAPAAVVHEMMFEDFVSDSKFDICLFSESFQYIPLSEGMPKCLTLLKPQGRIIIADCFRDTGFRADPVRATVGSGHGITYFRNAVADLGLTIEREEDVTEAVAPSVEIEQGLFNIFGHAIARVDEELTTKRPKTRWIIARVLRMLIKERKRARLQQRLMEQSRNRERFAASNIYLMMILAQPHQ; encoded by the coding sequence ATGAAAAATGCAAAAATTGATACGCGGGCCATCGGCCTTGACGTAAGTCTGACCTTCGCCAAATGGCTGACGGGAACCGAGAACCTTCATTACGGGGATTGGACGGGGCTGGAGGTTTGCGCTGCAAATGCTGGCCCCGCGCAAGAAGCCTATACAGAGCGTCTGTTCGGATTTCTGCCAAAGGGCAAGCTGCGCATATTGGATATTGGCGGCGGTGCGGGTGTCACGGCGGGTAAGTTGATCGCGCTGGGCCACGACGTTGAAATCGTCATTCCATCCGCCTTTCTGGCTGAACGCTGCCGCGCCAATGCCCCCGCCGCTGTCGTTCACGAGATGATGTTTGAAGATTTCGTCAGCGATTCCAAATTCGATATTTGCCTCTTTTCCGAGAGTTTTCAGTATATCCCGCTGTCCGAAGGCATGCCCAAGTGCCTGACACTACTAAAGCCCCAAGGCCGTATCATCATCGCGGATTGCTTTCGCGACACAGGGTTTCGCGCCGATCCGGTGCGCGCCACAGTGGGCAGCGGGCACGGCATTACCTACTTTCGCAACGCCGTGGCTGACTTGGGCCTGACCATTGAGCGCGAGGAAGACGTGACCGAGGCCGTGGCCCCATCTGTCGAAATTGAACAGGGCCTGTTCAACATCTTTGGCCACGCAATTGCGCGCGTGGACGAAGAATTGACCACGAAAAGACCCAAGACACGGTGGATCATCGCCCGTGTGCTGCGCATGTTGATCAAAGAGCGCAAACGCGCCCGCCTGCAACAACGCCTGATGGAGCAAAGCCGCAATCGCGAGAGGTTTGCGGCCAGCAATATCTACCTGATGATGATCCTAGCGCAGCCGCATCAGTAG
- a CDS encoding RNA pyrophosphohydrolase encodes MTPDEIARLPYRPCVGVMLVNSAGHAFVGQRNDRDHDAWQMPQGGVDKGENPRDAALRELWEETGVTADLVQVEAESADWIPYDLPHEIVPKIWKGRYRGQKQKWFLVRFTGTDDQINIATQHPEFSRWKWMPPSEMLTSIVPFKRAVYAQVLKEFGGLV; translated from the coding sequence ATGACACCCGACGAGATCGCGCGCCTGCCTTACCGTCCCTGCGTGGGGGTGATGTTGGTGAACAGTGCCGGACATGCTTTTGTCGGCCAGCGCAATGACCGCGACCACGATGCCTGGCAGATGCCCCAGGGTGGCGTCGACAAGGGTGAAAACCCACGCGACGCGGCCCTGCGCGAATTGTGGGAAGAAACCGGCGTCACGGCCGATCTCGTGCAGGTGGAGGCCGAAAGCGCAGATTGGATTCCCTATGATCTGCCCCACGAGATCGTGCCCAAGATTTGGAAGGGCCGCTATCGTGGACAAAAGCAAAAGTGGTTCTTGGTGCGGTTCACTGGAACAGATGACCAGATCAATATCGCAACGCAGCATCCGGAGTTTTCGCGCTGGAAATGGATGCCACCGAGCGAAATGTTGACCAGCATCGTCCCGTTCAAAAGGGCGGTTTACGCGCAGGTCCTGAAAGAATTTGGAGGTTTGGTATGA